The following coding sequences lie in one Flavobacterium cyclinae genomic window:
- a CDS encoding MBOAT family O-acyltransferase, giving the protein MLFNSLSFAVFLPIVFLAYWFLRSNKSYQNLLLMVASYYFYACWDYRFLFLLIFSTLLDYASGLQMHYTKNSRMKFFWFWLSILINLGFLGIFKYYNFFAESFSKALSVFGIETSFIFLDVILPVGISFYTFHGLSYVIDIYKNRIEPEKNFIDYSLFVSFFPLLVAGPIERATHLLPQIKRERNFDYAKASEGMRQILWGLFKKIVIADNCAYFANIIFNNSYDYSGSTLFLGALFFTFQIYGDFSGYSDIALGTAKLFGFDLLKNFSFPYFSRDIAEFWRRWHISLSSWFRDYLYIPLGGSKGGIMMKIRNTFIIFIVSGFWHGANWTFIVWGALNALYFLPLMLLNTNRSNLEIAAQGKISPTFREAINILITFLLTVFAWIFFRADNVLHATSYIKQIFSGTFFTLPQIELKAYFILSVVFLFFITEWLSREYDYGLGLIKNLKSPFKRYLIYFIIVLAIFLIGNFEENEFIYFQF; this is encoded by the coding sequence ATGTTGTTTAATTCGTTAAGTTTTGCCGTTTTTTTGCCCATTGTTTTTTTAGCCTATTGGTTTTTAAGATCAAATAAAAGCTATCAAAATTTACTTTTGATGGTTGCTAGTTATTATTTCTATGCTTGTTGGGATTATAGATTTTTATTTTTACTAATATTTTCTACATTATTGGATTATGCGTCTGGACTACAGATGCATTATACAAAGAATAGTAGAATGAAATTTTTTTGGTTTTGGTTAAGTATACTTATAAACTTGGGGTTTTTAGGTATTTTTAAATATTATAATTTTTTTGCTGAATCTTTTTCTAAAGCACTATCCGTTTTTGGAATAGAAACTAGTTTTATTTTTCTTGATGTTATATTGCCAGTAGGTATATCTTTTTATACTTTCCATGGTCTATCATATGTTATAGATATATATAAAAATAGAATAGAACCCGAGAAAAATTTTATTGATTATTCACTTTTTGTTAGTTTCTTTCCATTATTAGTTGCAGGTCCAATTGAGCGAGCTACTCATTTATTGCCTCAAATAAAAAGAGAAAGAAATTTTGATTATGCAAAAGCCTCAGAGGGTATGAGACAAATTCTATGGGGGCTTTTTAAGAAGATTGTTATTGCAGATAATTGTGCCTATTTCGCAAATATTATTTTCAATAATTCTTATGATTATTCGGGCAGTACCTTATTTTTAGGAGCCCTTTTTTTTACATTTCAAATATATGGTGATTTTTCTGGTTATTCAGATATCGCTTTAGGAACGGCTAAATTATTTGGTTTCGATTTACTTAAGAATTTTTCCTTTCCCTATTTCTCAAGAGATATAGCAGAATTTTGGCGAAGATGGCATATCTCACTCTCGTCATGGTTTAGGGACTATTTATATATACCATTAGGAGGAAGTAAGGGAGGGATAATGATGAAAATAAGAAATACCTTTATAATATTTATTGTTAGCGGCTTTTGGCACGGTGCAAATTGGACTTTTATTGTATGGGGTGCACTAAATGCTCTTTATTTTTTACCACTTATGCTATTAAATACAAATAGAAGTAATTTAGAGATTGCTGCTCAGGGTAAAATTTCACCAACTTTTAGAGAAGCTATTAATATTTTGATAACTTTTTTATTAACAGTTTTTGCATGGATATTCTTTAGAGCAGATAATGTTTTACATGCAACTTCCTATATAAAACAAATTTTTTCAGGAACATTTTTTACATTACCTCAAATTGAATTAAAAGCTTATTTTATTCTATCCGTTGTCTTTCTATTTTTCATCACAGAGTGGCTTAGTCGCGAATATGATTATGGATTAGGATTAATTAAAAATCTAAAATCTCCTTTTAAAAGATATTTAATTTATTTTATCATTGTATTAGCTATATTTTTGATAGGAAATTTTGAGGAAAATGAATTTATATATTTTCAATTTTAA
- a CDS encoding sugar-transfer associated ATP-grasp domain-containing protein has product MNHKDFIDEVDNKKTFFKTFNKFCNPAFLYTQKDMDIITNVILERLNQKIVIKNPESSGGKGVRIFQVQKKENSIMIGDVELITFLNNHFKENEYFYFEDFIIQHESIANISPSAVNTIRMITLLNDENRVDIIGSVFRISVDCPIDNYSAGNLAAEIESETGIVISGGIRKKSSCDSYHEIHPITKQQILGFKVPFWNEIKQLVTDAALVVPQVRTVGWDIAITPDGPIIIEGNSKWNKDTWQIPAGKGKLNQIKKYL; this is encoded by the coding sequence ATGAATCATAAAGATTTTATTGATGAGGTTGATAATAAAAAGACATTTTTCAAAACGTTTAATAAATTCTGTAATCCAGCTTTTTTATATACCCAAAAAGATATGGATATCATCACAAACGTTATTTTGGAACGACTTAATCAAAAAATTGTGATTAAAAATCCAGAAAGTTCGGGAGGAAAGGGTGTGCGAATTTTCCAAGTTCAAAAAAAAGAAAATAGTATAATGATTGGAGATGTAGAACTTATTACTTTTTTAAACAATCATTTTAAGGAAAATGAATACTTTTATTTTGAGGATTTTATAATACAGCATGAAAGTATCGCAAATATTTCTCCATCGGCGGTTAATACAATAAGAATGATAACCTTGCTTAATGATGAAAATAGAGTAGATATTATTGGTTCGGTATTTCGTATTAGTGTAGATTGTCCTATAGACAATTATTCAGCAGGTAATTTAGCAGCAGAGATTGAAAGTGAAACTGGGATTGTAATTTCAGGAGGTATAAGAAAAAAATCTTCTTGTGATAGTTATCATGAAATACACCCTATTACAAAACAACAAATTTTAGGTTTTAAGGTTCCATTTTGGAATGAAATAAAACAATTGGTAACTGATGCCGCACTTGTAGTGCCACAAGTTAGAACTGTGGGTTGGGATATTGCAATTACGCCAGATGGCCCCATAATCATAGAGGGAAACAGTAAGTGGAATAAAGATACATGGCAAATTCCTGCAGGAAAAGGAAAACTTAATCAAATAAAAAAATATTTATAA
- a CDS encoding glycosyltransferase family 4 protein, which yields MKILYIHQYFKTPREPGATRIYFIVQQLLKEGHEVTVITQNKKITASDREEVYLDGINIVYLKNAYSNEMSIPMRIKSFFNFMYKSSFEVFKHKNIDLVIATSTPLSVGLPALLLKKIKGIPFVFEVRDLWPEVPIQMGGLKNPLVKKIAIWFEKTIYKNASHIVALSPGMYDGVIKYVSSDKVSMIPNMAKKEHFWPREKSKDCIKKLQLRESSFKVIHFGTMGIANGLQYFIEAAKIAHDKGIMDVDFILLGEGKAEKTLKLFAESNKLTNVFFYERLAMKETSEVVNVCDISVVPFLNIPILSTNSPNKLFDSLAAGKPIIVNSNGWTKKMVEENRCGAFVDPENPNELFELIMDWKNEPHLLKIMGDNSRKLAETTYDESILTKRFASIINTFNNK from the coding sequence ATGAAAATTCTTTATATACACCAATACTTTAAAACTCCGAGAGAACCCGGAGCTACTCGTATTTATTTTATTGTTCAGCAACTTTTAAAGGAGGGACATGAAGTTACAGTAATTACTCAAAATAAAAAAATAACAGCATCCGATAGAGAAGAAGTCTATTTAGACGGTATTAATATAGTTTATTTGAAAAATGCTTATTCAAATGAAATGAGTATTCCTATGCGGATTAAATCATTTTTTAATTTTATGTACAAATCTTCTTTTGAAGTTTTTAAACATAAAAATATTGATTTAGTTATTGCTACATCTACACCCTTATCAGTTGGACTTCCCGCCCTATTATTAAAAAAAATCAAAGGTATTCCTTTTGTTTTTGAAGTTAGAGATTTGTGGCCAGAAGTGCCTATACAAATGGGGGGGCTTAAAAATCCATTAGTAAAAAAAATAGCTATTTGGTTTGAAAAAACAATCTATAAAAATGCAAGCCATATAGTTGCTTTATCTCCAGGTATGTATGATGGTGTTATTAAATATGTTTCATCTGATAAAGTATCAATGATTCCCAATATGGCTAAGAAAGAACATTTTTGGCCAAGAGAAAAAAGCAAAGATTGTATTAAAAAGTTACAACTTAGAGAAAGTTCTTTTAAGGTAATTCATTTTGGTACAATGGGTATTGCAAATGGCCTTCAATATTTTATTGAAGCTGCAAAAATTGCTCATGATAAAGGAATAATGGATGTTGATTTTATTCTTTTAGGAGAAGGAAAAGCAGAAAAAACTTTAAAATTATTCGCTGAAAGTAATAAATTAACAAATGTATTTTTTTACGAAAGATTAGCAATGAAAGAGACAAGTGAAGTAGTAAATGTTTGTGATATTTCGGTTGTCCCCTTTCTAAATATTCCAATTTTAAGTACTAATTCACCAAATAAATTATTTGATTCTTTAGCTGCTGGTAAACCAATAATAGTAAATTCAAATGGTTGGACAAAAAAAATGGTAGAAGAAAATAGATGTGGAGCTTTTGTAGACCCAGAAAATCCAAATGAATTATTTGAACTTATTATGGATTGGAAAAATGAGCCTCATTTACTGAAGATAATGGGTGATAATAGTAGAAAATTAGCAGAAACTACTTATGATGAATCCATACTTACCAAAAGGTTTGCAAGTATTATAAATACTTTTAATAACAAGTAA
- a CDS encoding glycosyltransferase family 4 protein, translating to MENKINLVHINSYFLTNKLHEELVMSLRDMNASIHQTVYIPINKKDKINSDYCESKNILYTISKAFSNLERYFWPLKMLSIYNDFNKKVKNDKITITHAHSLISNGIISFLLFKKKAIPYVVTVRNTDINIFMKRSIFFRKIGFKILNSAKSIMVLSPAYKNIQLRECLTTFQFEQLKDKIKVIPNGVNDFWIKNRYLDESKNSNCIEILFVGKLRENKNCSALIKACKILKEKGIDFQLTIVGEGYLKDKLQVEAKGLKVRFLGFISDNEQLLKIYRNSNLLVVPSFKESFGLVYVEAMTQGLPVVYTKGQGFDGNYEEGVVGFSVMPKEHEKIAEAIQKIKENYNEISKNAYNHALDFSWTYNSKMLNDIYTNIE from the coding sequence ATGGAAAATAAGATAAATTTAGTACATATTAATTCCTATTTTCTTACTAATAAGTTACATGAAGAGTTAGTTATGTCCTTAAGGGATATGAATGCTTCAATTCATCAAACTGTATATATTCCAATAAACAAAAAGGATAAAATAAATAGCGATTATTGTGAATCTAAAAATATTTTATATACAATTTCCAAAGCTTTTTCAAATCTTGAAAGATATTTCTGGCCATTAAAAATGTTATCCATTTATAATGATTTTAATAAAAAAGTAAAAAATGATAAAATAACAATTACCCATGCACATTCGTTAATATCTAATGGCATTATTTCCTTTTTATTATTTAAAAAGAAAGCTATTCCTTATGTTGTTACAGTTAGAAATACAGATATAAATATATTCATGAAAAGATCTATTTTTTTTAGAAAAATAGGTTTCAAAATATTAAATAGTGCTAAATCAATAATGGTTTTATCACCAGCTTATAAGAACATACAATTAAGAGAATGCTTAACAACATTTCAATTTGAGCAACTGAAAGATAAGATTAAAGTTATTCCTAACGGAGTGAATGATTTTTGGATTAAAAATAGATATTTGGATGAGTCTAAGAATAGTAATTGCATAGAAATTCTTTTCGTTGGTAAGCTTCGTGAAAATAAAAATTGTAGTGCATTAATTAAAGCTTGTAAAATATTAAAAGAAAAAGGTATTGACTTCCAACTTACAATTGTAGGTGAAGGTTATCTTAAAGATAAATTGCAAGTAGAAGCAAAAGGTTTAAAAGTTAGATTTTTAGGTTTCATTTCAGATAATGAACAATTATTAAAAATATATAGGAATTCGAATCTTCTAGTAGTGCCTTCATTTAAAGAATCTTTTGGATTAGTATATGTAGAAGCAATGACTCAAGGTTTACCAGTAGTTTATACAAAAGGCCAAGGATTTGATGGGAATTATGAAGAAGGAGTAGTTGGTTTTTCAGTAATGCCAAAAGAACATGAGAAAATTGCAGAAGCTATTCAAAAAATAAAAGAAAATTACAATGAAATCTCGAAAAATGCTTATAATCATGCTCTAGACTTTTCGTGGACATACAATTCTAAAATGCTTAATGATATTTATACTAATATAGAATAA
- a CDS encoding carbohydrate deacetylase, with product MKIIINADDFGMTKSINNAITELMHLGTITSTTVMVNMPYANEAIELLKIPNISIGLHFNLTEGKPTSSIDEVSSLVDKKGNFHSKKELESRAKKNLIKKEEVLLELKNQYAKLYDILGDNITHFDSHQGLNRIPVVFKALLDFGKETQKPKGIRFYVKHYIQNSGKVIVPGLFDIQKFGIKRLLVEQYLKNNKNQINKYFKSPEGMLVSSSHNAIDVFKALVKNPLAKFENAILEIPCHPSIDITELENTKLTDERVIEYQFLKSTAFLEAKKSLDLVSFNSVVV from the coding sequence ATGAAAATAATCATCAACGCAGACGATTTTGGAATGACAAAGTCAATAAATAATGCAATAACAGAATTAATGCATTTAGGAACTATTACTTCTACAACAGTAATGGTAAATATGCCTTATGCAAATGAGGCAATAGAGTTACTTAAAATCCCAAATATTAGTATTGGACTTCATTTTAATTTAACGGAAGGAAAACCAACGTCTTCTATTGATGAAGTATCATCTTTAGTTGATAAAAAGGGTAATTTTCATTCTAAAAAAGAATTAGAGAGTAGAGCAAAGAAAAATTTAATTAAAAAAGAAGAAGTATTATTAGAGTTAAAAAACCAATATGCAAAGCTTTATGATATTTTAGGAGACAATATAACACACTTTGATTCCCACCAAGGACTTAATAGAATTCCAGTAGTTTTTAAAGCATTATTGGATTTTGGAAAAGAAACTCAAAAGCCAAAAGGAATACGTTTTTATGTTAAGCACTATATACAAAATTCAGGAAAAGTAATTGTTCCTGGTTTATTTGATATCCAAAAATTTGGAATTAAACGTTTGCTAGTTGAGCAATACCTTAAAAATAATAAAAATCAAATTAATAAATATTTTAAGAGCCCTGAAGGGATGTTGGTTTCAAGTTCTCATAATGCTATTGATGTTTTTAAAGCTTTGGTAAAAAATCCTTTGGCAAAATTTGAGAATGCAATTTTAGAGATACCTTGTCATCCATCTATTGATATAACTGAATTAGAAAACACAAAGTTAACAGATGAAAGAGTTATAGAATACCAATTTTTGAAATCAACAGCATTTCTTGAAGCAAAGAAAAGTTTAGATTTAGTTAGTTTCAATTCTGTAGTAGTATAA
- a CDS encoding carbohydrate deacetylase yields the protein MKIIINADDFGFTKSVNEAVFTLAKRGTLTSTTVMVNMPYWEEVDRLLEHPNFGIGLHFNITQGKPILDASEISTIVNSETGEFYEFKELRKRSKQGKINANDVYKELKAQILLLKQRVGDRLTHMDSHQGVHKYKPISNAFLSLGKENMVLGLRSPHHLFITNAKVPEVVGIKNIFKFGIKRFITELYYRKYNATFRKYYVMPEGELLNINLKKVDTFEALEKLIALEKLYIEIPCHPATSFTDLPKTKLTDKRLQEFEILKSESFKNSLNKFQLISFKDLKK from the coding sequence ATGAAAATAATTATCAATGCTGATGATTTTGGTTTTACAAAGTCGGTAAATGAAGCAGTATTCACATTAGCTAAAAGGGGAACATTAACCTCTACAACCGTCATGGTAAATATGCCTTATTGGGAAGAGGTAGATAGATTATTAGAACATCCTAATTTTGGCATTGGTCTGCATTTTAATATAACTCAAGGAAAGCCTATTTTAGATGCATCGGAAATTTCAACAATTGTGAATAGTGAAACGGGAGAGTTTTATGAATTTAAAGAATTAAGAAAAAGGAGTAAACAAGGAAAAATAAATGCTAATGACGTTTATAAAGAATTAAAGGCTCAAATTTTATTATTAAAACAGCGTGTAGGAGATCGTTTAACTCATATGGATTCGCATCAAGGAGTACATAAATATAAGCCCATTTCAAATGCTTTTTTATCTTTAGGGAAAGAAAACATGGTATTAGGTTTACGTTCACCTCATCATTTGTTTATTACTAATGCTAAAGTTCCTGAAGTTGTTGGAATTAAAAATATTTTTAAATTTGGGATTAAAAGATTTATAACAGAATTGTATTATAGAAAATATAATGCTACTTTTCGCAAATATTATGTAATGCCTGAAGGGGAACTTTTAAATATAAATTTAAAAAAAGTAGATACTTTTGAAGCTTTAGAAAAATTAATTGCTTTAGAAAAGTTATATATTGAAATTCCTTGCCATCCAGCTACATCATTTACAGATTTGCCAAAGACAAAATTAACTGATAAAAGACTACAAGAGTTCGAAATATTGAAGTCTGAAAGTTTTAAAAATAGCCTCAATAAGTTTCAATTAATTAGCTTTAAAGATTTAAAAAAATGA
- a CDS encoding glycosyltransferase family 4 protein, with the protein MKILIISDNYPSEQHPTNGVFVYNLVQQFAKLGHEVIVIAPFQLVPRKIKFKKVVYGNELAKVYRPLFTSLSTKQIGSFNTYTIARKIQVNAIQHIIKKNKIEFDVVYCHFIKNALLGVEALEKYNKPFIAAVGENRNIQLVQKWYNKNTYTKFFNKIDGFIAVSEMIKEKLIDMKVSQDKIIVEPNGVDFEVYYKRENIKELREKYNLPQNKTLVMFLGHFIENKGPLRLVKAAEGIENIGLVMVGEGKQNPESTDIVFKQKVPRSCVPELLSASDIFVLPTQHEGSSNAIIEAMACGLPIISSDIPEIRVQCTSDFSILVDPNNISQIRSALNKLTGDEELRNKMSLNAMNHARKFGVVERAKRIVNFISNI; encoded by the coding sequence ATGAAAATATTAATAATATCAGATAATTACCCATCGGAACAACATCCTACTAATGGAGTTTTTGTATACAATTTAGTGCAACAATTTGCAAAACTAGGGCATGAAGTAATTGTTATTGCGCCTTTTCAATTAGTGCCAAGAAAAATAAAATTTAAAAAAGTAGTATATGGTAATGAATTAGCAAAGGTTTACCGTCCATTATTTACTTCTTTATCCACTAAACAAATAGGAAGTTTTAATACCTATACAATTGCTCGTAAAATACAAGTAAATGCAATACAACATATTATAAAGAAAAATAAAATTGAGTTTGATGTAGTGTATTGTCATTTTATAAAAAATGCATTATTAGGAGTAGAGGCATTAGAAAAATATAATAAGCCATTTATTGCAGCTGTAGGTGAAAATAGAAATATCCAATTAGTACAAAAATGGTATAATAAGAATACATATACGAAATTTTTCAATAAAATAGATGGTTTTATAGCTGTTTCTGAAATGATAAAAGAGAAATTGATAGATATGAAAGTTTCTCAAGATAAAATTATTGTAGAGCCTAATGGGGTGGATTTTGAAGTGTATTATAAAAGGGAAAATATAAAAGAGCTTAGAGAAAAATATAATTTGCCTCAGAATAAAACATTAGTTATGTTTTTAGGACATTTTATAGAAAACAAAGGGCCTCTAAGATTGGTTAAAGCAGCTGAAGGAATTGAAAATATTGGTCTAGTTATGGTAGGGGAAGGAAAACAAAATCCAGAAAGCACAGATATTGTTTTCAAACAGAAAGTACCTAGAAGTTGTGTTCCTGAACTTTTATCAGCTTCGGATATCTTTGTTTTACCAACGCAGCACGAAGGCTCCAGTAACGCTATAATTGAAGCAATGGCTTGTGGATTACCTATAATTTCGTCTGATATTCCTGAAATAAGAGTGCAATGTACTTCAGATTTTTCAATTTTAGTTGATCCAAATAATATTTCTCAAATTAGGTCAGCATTAAATAAACTGACAGGGGATGAAGAATTAAGAAATAAAATGTCACTTAATGCAATGAATCATGCTAGAAAATTTGGTGTGGTAGAAAGAGCTAAACGAATAGTTAATTTTATTTCCAACATATAA
- a CDS encoding O-antigen ligase family protein — translation MQNDKLKFNDYALYLLVFSVTFENWNPFGLQGVFSITKMTTILYLISSIGVISKRVSLKYMSYYVYPLMFYIVIESMSSLINVKYIQSYNDITSFKVLQLILFMIIISNHLIEKPHLNLKVLKIYVYSIALLSFLFLMGIGIDSEYTDLTSRLSLFGENPNAIGVKGAIALMIIFSLILEGKINLLSKIIFSFFSISIIAMISGTASRGAFILVFLGGLITVLLQKSTFKVKFFSIIASIFIGMLLWQYFLSNEVLLKRLLETTEEGNTGRNELWEAGMNIFYDNPIVGVGRSGFLNEMKIYYGLPMDTHNIFIALLATTGIMGFLFFIIFFLRIWKFAYYNYKYSKSILFLIVLVIITFHMFKAGGILTQIFPWFIFSLVIGATRLSKQL, via the coding sequence ATGCAAAATGATAAATTAAAATTTAATGATTACGCATTATATCTATTAGTATTTTCTGTAACTTTTGAAAATTGGAACCCTTTTGGTTTACAAGGGGTCTTTTCAATTACGAAAATGACAACTATATTATATTTAATTTCATCCATAGGTGTTATTTCCAAAAGAGTTTCTTTAAAATATATGTCTTATTATGTTTATCCATTAATGTTCTATATAGTAATAGAGAGTATGTCATCTCTAATAAATGTAAAATATATTCAATCGTACAATGATATTACAAGTTTTAAAGTACTTCAATTGATTTTATTTATGATAATTATTAGCAATCATTTGATTGAAAAGCCTCATTTAAATTTAAAAGTATTAAAAATTTATGTATATAGTATAGCATTATTGAGTTTTTTGTTTTTGATGGGAATTGGAATAGATTCAGAATATACTGATTTGACATCTAGGTTGAGTCTCTTTGGAGAAAACCCCAATGCTATAGGTGTTAAAGGTGCAATCGCCCTTATGATTATTTTTTCATTAATTTTAGAAGGGAAAATTAATCTTTTGTCAAAAATTATTTTTAGTTTTTTTTCAATTTCAATAATTGCTATGATTTCTGGAACGGCATCAAGAGGAGCTTTTATTTTGGTTTTTTTAGGTGGTTTAATTACAGTTTTACTGCAAAAATCAACATTCAAAGTCAAGTTTTTCTCAATAATTGCTTCAATTTTTATTGGTATGCTTTTATGGCAGTATTTTTTATCAAATGAAGTGTTGTTAAAACGATTATTAGAAACAACAGAAGAGGGAAATACAGGTAGAAATGAATTATGGGAAGCTGGTATGAATATTTTTTATGATAATCCAATTGTAGGAGTTGGTAGATCTGGTTTTTTAAATGAAATGAAAATTTATTATGGACTTCCTATGGATACTCACAACATTTTTATTGCCTTATTAGCTACAACTGGTATTATGGGTTTTTTGTTTTTTATAATTTTTTTTTTAAGAATATGGAAATTTGCATATTACAATTATAAGTATAGTAAGAGTATTTTATTTTTAATTGTACTGGTTATAATAACATTTCATATGTTTAAAGCAGGGGGTATTTTAACCCAAATTTTCCCTTGGTTTATTTTTTCCCTTGTCATAGGTGCAACTAGACTTTCAAAACAGCTATAA